The following proteins are co-located in the Sebaldella sp. S0638 genome:
- a CDS encoding N-acetylmuramidase, which yields MERFNKIFDYLLIVEGNYSDHPADKGGKTMYGIIESEARKYGYKGEMRKMPKSIAEDIYKKKYYLKNNLDKIKDDRVALSICDWIVNSGTWGSKKAQTAVNKILGKNILTVDGIIGNNSIKYINSVDPDRFLKVYHELQRAFYKSIGKGSQAVFLKGWLNRVDRKEKYIKNNF from the coding sequence GTGGAAAGATTTAATAAAATATTTGACTATTTGCTAATTGTCGAAGGTAATTACAGTGATCACCCAGCGGATAAGGGTGGTAAAACAATGTACGGAATAATAGAAAGTGAGGCGAGAAAATACGGTTATAAGGGTGAAATGCGGAAAATGCCGAAGTCAATAGCCGAAGACATATACAAGAAAAAGTATTACTTAAAAAATAATCTGGATAAGATAAAAGACGACCGTGTCGCCTTAAGTATTTGTGACTGGATAGTAAACTCTGGCACATGGGGAAGTAAAAAGGCACAAACGGCAGTTAACAAGATATTAGGAAAGAATATTTTAACTGTTGACGGGATAATCGGGAATAACTCAATAAAATATATTAACTCTGTAGATCCTGATAGATTTTTAAAAGTTTATCATGAGTTACAAAGAGCATTTTATAAGAGCATAGGAAAAGGCAGTCAGGCGGTTTTTTTGAAAGGCTGGCTTAATAGAGTAGACAGAAAAGAAAAGTATATAAAAAATAATTTTTAG